The following coding sequences lie in one Saccharopolyspora hordei genomic window:
- a CDS encoding acyl-CoA synthetase, producing the protein MYPGVHAATHPDKPALVMAGSGRSLTYRELDERSLRLANLLRAAGLGRGDVVALLSDNTPEAFEVYWAALRSGMYLCAVNSHLQPAEVAYIVNDSGASALVVSARLGELAEAVTGEVPGVGLRLAHGGSVAGYDDYEQALATASVEVPASQPCGADLLYSSGTTGRPKGIKPALPDREVHEPGNLLVELLRGVFGFDEDTVYLSPAPVYHAAPLRYCASVQAIGGTVVMMEKFDPEGALRAIERHRITHSQWVPTMFVRMLKLDEEVRQRYDLSSHRVAVHAAAPCPVEVKRAMIEWWGPILQEYYAATEGIGMTMIDSAQWLEKPGSVGRSVLGEVHVCDEDGRELPRGEVGTVYFGRDEIGFEYLGDPEKTRSAMHPEHENWATVGDLGYLDEDGFLFLTDRKAFMIISGGVNIYPQEVEDVLVLHPAILDVAVFGVPDEEMGESVKAVVQPAPGVQPGPELEREILDYARQRVAHYKVPRSVDFADELPRTPTGKLVKGKLKARYARA; encoded by the coding sequence ATGTACCCAGGAGTCCACGCCGCGACCCACCCCGACAAACCTGCTCTGGTCATGGCCGGTTCCGGCCGCTCCCTGACCTACCGCGAACTGGACGAACGGTCCCTGCGGCTGGCGAACCTGCTGCGCGCCGCCGGGCTCGGCCGGGGCGACGTGGTCGCGCTGCTCAGCGACAACACCCCGGAAGCCTTCGAGGTGTACTGGGCCGCCCTGCGCTCCGGCATGTACCTGTGCGCGGTCAACAGCCACCTGCAACCCGCTGAGGTCGCCTACATCGTCAACGACTCGGGAGCCAGCGCGCTGGTGGTGTCCGCCCGGCTGGGCGAGCTCGCCGAAGCGGTCACCGGCGAGGTCCCCGGTGTCGGGCTGCGGCTGGCCCACGGCGGTTCCGTGGCGGGCTACGACGACTACGAGCAGGCACTGGCCACCGCGTCGGTGGAGGTGCCGGCCTCCCAGCCGTGCGGCGCGGACCTGCTCTACTCCTCCGGGACCACGGGGCGCCCCAAGGGGATCAAGCCCGCGCTGCCCGACCGCGAGGTGCACGAGCCCGGCAACCTGCTCGTCGAGCTGCTGCGCGGCGTGTTCGGCTTCGACGAGGACACCGTCTACCTCTCCCCGGCGCCGGTGTACCACGCCGCACCGCTGCGGTACTGCGCGTCGGTGCAGGCGATCGGCGGCACCGTGGTCATGATGGAGAAGTTCGACCCGGAGGGCGCGCTGCGCGCGATCGAGCGCCACCGCATCACGCACAGCCAGTGGGTCCCGACCATGTTCGTCCGGATGCTCAAGCTGGACGAGGAGGTCCGGCAGCGCTACGACCTCTCCAGCCACCGGGTGGCGGTGCACGCTGCCGCGCCGTGCCCGGTGGAGGTCAAGCGCGCGATGATCGAGTGGTGGGGGCCGATCCTGCAGGAGTACTACGCGGCCACCGAGGGGATCGGCATGACGATGATCGATTCCGCGCAGTGGCTGGAGAAACCGGGCTCGGTCGGGCGCTCGGTGCTGGGCGAGGTGCACGTCTGCGACGAGGACGGCCGGGAGCTGCCTCGCGGCGAGGTCGGCACCGTCTACTTCGGACGGGACGAGATCGGCTTCGAGTACCTGGGTGACCCGGAGAAGACCCGGTCGGCCATGCACCCCGAGCACGAGAACTGGGCCACCGTCGGCGACCTGGGCTACCTGGACGAGGACGGCTTCCTGTTCCTCACCGACCGCAAGGCCTTCATGATCATCTCCGGCGGGGTGAACATCTACCCGCAGGAGGTCGAGGACGTGCTGGTGCTGCACCCGGCGATCCTCGACGTCGCGGTGTTCGGGGTGCCCGACGAGGAGATGGGGGAGTCGGTCAAGGCCGTCGTGCAACCGGCCCCCGGTGTGCAGCCCGGTCCCGAGCTGGAGCGGGAGATCCTCGACTACGCCCGGCAGCGCGTCGCGCACTACAAGGTCCCGCGCAGCGTGGACTTCGCCGACGAGCTGCCGCGCACCCCGACCGGCAAGCTCGTCAAGGGAAAGCTCAAGGCGCGCTACGCGCGCGCGTGA
- a CDS encoding PaaI family thioesterase — MAAEDDLAERRRAARELGAALRELTDAAVTTEVDTATLTEVAEQVRALVPPLAAARRTRGEPATVDGGGRGSRTYSPAVGPGNPIAPPMRVEVVDGTAIGRCTLGLAYEGPPSYGHGGISALLLDQILGHVHATRGKAGMTVKLDLRYRRPVPLLTPLRIVGQVERVDGRWTEAFATISTEEDPDTVLVEARGVFVVPNAEQAARLFGGLERLVR, encoded by the coding sequence ATGGCCGCGGAGGACGACCTGGCGGAGCGCCGCCGGGCCGCGCGGGAGCTCGGTGCCGCGCTGCGCGAACTGACCGACGCCGCGGTGACGACCGAGGTCGACACCGCGACGCTGACCGAGGTCGCCGAGCAGGTCCGCGCCCTGGTCCCGCCGCTGGCCGCGGCCCGCCGGACGCGCGGGGAACCGGCCACCGTCGACGGCGGCGGGCGCGGCAGCCGGACCTACAGCCCGGCCGTCGGCCCGGGCAACCCGATCGCCCCGCCGATGCGGGTCGAGGTCGTCGACGGCACGGCGATCGGCCGCTGCACGCTCGGCCTGGCCTACGAGGGGCCGCCCAGCTACGGGCACGGCGGCATCAGCGCGCTGCTGCTCGACCAGATCCTCGGCCACGTCCACGCGACGCGCGGCAAGGCCGGCATGACGGTGAAGCTCGACCTGCGGTACCGACGGCCGGTGCCGCTGCTGACACCGCTGCGCATCGTCGGCCAGGTGGAGCGCGTCGACGGCCGGTGGACCGAGGCGTTCGCCACGATCAGCACCGAGGAGGACCCGGACACGGTGCTGGTGGAGGCCCGAGGTGTCTTCGTGGTGCCCAACGCCGAGCAGGCCGCGCGGCTGTTCGGGGGTCTGGAGCGCCTCGTGAGGTGA